One Picrophilus oshimae DSM 9789 genomic region harbors:
- a CDS encoding cysteine hydrolase family protein — protein sequence MDVLIVIDMLNDFIHGALKTDEALKTVGPASRVVEIFHNKNLPVIYACDSHNKYDFEMKLWGEHAMKNSWGSKIIDELKLNPGDFIIEKHFYSAFHDTNLDAILNYLNAGRLFLIGLDADICVRHTTADAFYLGYETIIIKDAVAARIDKNWEDYYKRVYGSKIITLNDLEESIKN from the coding sequence ATGGACGTCCTAATTGTAATAGATATGCTAAACGATTTTATCCACGGTGCACTTAAAACAGATGAGGCATTGAAAACCGTTGGGCCAGCATCAAGGGTTGTAGAGATCTTTCATAATAAAAATCTTCCTGTGATATACGCATGTGATTCACATAATAAATACGATTTTGAGATGAAATTATGGGGAGAGCATGCCATGAAGAATAGCTGGGGATCAAAAATAATAGATGAATTAAAGTTAAATCCAGGTGATTTTATAATAGAAAAGCATTTTTACAGTGCCTTCCATGATACAAACCTTGATGCAATATTAAATTATTTAAATGCGGGGCGCCTCTTTTTAATAGGCCTTGATGCAGATATATGCGTGAGGCACACAACAGCAGATGCATTCTACCTTGGTTATGAAACGATAATTATTAAAGATGCTGTTGCAGCAAGGATAGATAAAAACTGGGAGGATTACTACAAAAGGGTTTACGGCTCTAAAATAATAACATTGAATGACCTTGAGGAATCAATAAAAAACTAG
- a CDS encoding LSM domain-containing protein encodes MANKTAYVSKPMDVLKNSLEKNIMVDVKGNRTYSGTLEGYDIYMNVVLSNVSETINGENKGVFEKMLVRGDNIIFVSPSRSD; translated from the coding sequence ATGGCTAATAAAACAGCTTATGTTTCAAAACCCATGGACGTGTTGAAGAATTCACTGGAGAAAAATATCATGGTCGATGTAAAGGGAAACAGAACGTACTCTGGAACACTTGAGGGCTATGATATATACATGAATGTTGTTCTTTCAAACGTTTCAGAGACGATAAATGGCGAGAACAAGGGTGTTTTTGAGAAGATGCTTGTAAGAGGAGATAATATAATATTTGTTTCACCTTCAAGGAGTGATTAA
- a CDS encoding 50S ribosomal protein L37e, which produces MTTGTPSMGKMNNKKVHIRCRRCGHNSYHVREKRCSYCGFPAPRIRHYNWAKSK; this is translated from the coding sequence ATGACGACAGGAACACCATCAATGGGAAAAATGAACAATAAAAAGGTACACATAAGATGCAGGAGGTGCGGGCATAACTCATACCATGTAAGGGAAAAGAGGTGCTCATACTGTGGATTCCCAGCCCCAAGAATCAGACATTACAACTGGGCAAAAAGTAAATGA